The sequence CGCGTTTCCAACCTTACCAGATCCGTTTCCGTCTCCGGCCCCCTGTTGGAGCGGGGTTGGCCTTCCGGGCTTTCGCCTTTTCGGCCTTTCCGACTTTAGCAGATCCGCGCCTTGCCGTTTCCCTTTCGGATTACGGTTCGGCGGAATTACTTTCCGGCGGATGGTTCTTCGCGCCTTTCGGCGTGACCGCTACTTTAGCGACTTTCCTGTGCGGCTCATAATCGGGCCGACGGGATCGGATTTTGGCAATGCCAAAGGCGACCCGTTAGGGAAGTGCACGTAGTGGTTGGTTATGCCGTCCGGTGGTCTGCGCAAAGGGCGCTGACCTCCTCCAGCGGCTCGGGCTACGTTAGGCGTTTGACCCTCGAGAGTCAAGTCTCTCGGGGCGCTCAGGTGGCTGGCGTGGTGCGGCGGCGCGGGGTGTGCGGGCGGTACTGGCTGACGGTGCGGTCGCCGGCGATCCAGTAGCGCCAGGGGTGGTCGGCGCCGTCGCCGCCGACGCCCACCCGGGGGCCGTTGCGGACCTGGGCGGGGGCGGCGGGGGTGCCGTACAGAACGGAGAGCGGGGCGGTGGGATCGCCGCCGTGGCAGACGTCGGTGCCGTCCAGGGTGCGGTCGATGTCGAGGGCGGTGGCCAGGCGGGCCGGGCCCTTGGCCAGCTCGTGGGCGTTGCGGGCCTTGGGTCGGCGGCGGGCGGCGAGGGGGGCGCCGGTGGTGATCTCGCCGGCGCGCAGCAGGATGCCGCTCGCCTTGTTCTCGGGGCCGCAGACCAGGTTGACGCTGAACCACATGCCGTAGATGAAGTAGACGTACGCATGGCCGGGCGGGCCGAACATCGAGGCGTTGCGGGCGGTGCGGCCGCGGTAGGCGTGGGAGCCGGGGTCGGTCTCGCCGTCGTAGGCCTCGACCTCGGTCAGGCGGAGCTCGATGGGGCCGTCGGGGGTGTGGCGTACCAGGGTGCGGCCGAGGAGATCGGGGGCGACGTCCAGAACGGGGCGGTCGAAGAAGTCGCGGGAGAGCGGCATACGTTCCGGTACGTCGGTCATGCGCACCGAGCCTAGTGCAGGCAGGGGGCGGGCGACTGGCCGCAGGGGCATCGGGGTTGGGAAGGTGTGGCCGTAGAGATCACGCCGGGGCGGACGAGGGTCCGGAGCCCGGTGTGTGCACTGAGCACAGGCGTTGCGCCTGGGGAGGACGAGCATGGGGTTCAAGAAGCTGCTGGCGAGCTTGGGGGCCGGGGGCGCCAAGGTGGAGACGGTCCTCTTCGAGGAGAACGTCGTGCCGGGCGGGGTCGCACAGGGCGAGGTGCGGATGCAGGGCGGGTCCGTGGCGCAGGACATCCAGGGGCTGTCCGTGGGGCTTCAGGCGGTGGTCGAGGTGGAGACCAGCGACGGGGAGCGCAGGGAGAACATCGAGTTCGCCGAGCTTCAGGTCGGTGGCGCGTTCCAGGTGCAGCCGGGGGCCGTGCACACCGTGCCGTTCGGGCTGGAGATTCCGTGGGAGACGCCGATCACGTCGTTCCTGGGGACGCATCTGAAGGGGATGAGCGTCGGGGTGTCGACGGAGCTGGCGATTGCGCGGGCGGTGGACTCCAGTGATCTCGACCCGGTCACTGTGCATCCGCTGCCGGCGCAGCAGGCGATTCTGGATGCGTTCGGCCGGCTCGGCTTCCGGTTCAAGAGCGCCGATCTGGAGAAGGGGCACATCCGGGGGACGCGGCAGAAGCTGCCCTTCTATCAGGAGATCGAGTTCCACGCGCCGCAGCAGTACCGCGGGCTGAACCAGGTCGAGCTGTCGTTCGTCGCCGATGAGCGGGAGATGGATGTGGTGCTGGAGATGGACAAGAAGCCGGGGCTGTTCACGGGCGGGTCGGATTCCTACCGGCAGTTCACGATGGACCTCGACGACTACGGGGCGACCGACTGGGCCGGTTACCTCAACCAGTGGCTGGCGGAGGTCGGCGGGAAGCGGAACTGGCTCTAACCTGGCCGGACAGAGTGTCAGCAAGCGACCAGGAGGTTCGAGGTGTCCGAGCTGAAGCGGCGGCCGCTCCCGCACGATTTCCATCCGCCGGTACCGGAGTTCGCGGTGTCGAGCGAGGAGGTGGAGCCGGGCGGGACGCTGCGGCCGGAGCAGGTCTTCGCCGAGGGGAACCGTTCGCCGCAGCTGCGGTGGGAGGGGGCCCCGGAGGGGACCGGGAGCTACGCCGTCACCTGCTACGACCCGGACGCGCCGACGGGCAGCGGCTTCTGGCACTGGGTGCTGTTCGACATTCCGGCGTCGGTGACGGAGCTGCCGGCCGGGGCCGGGAGCGGTGACATGAAGGGGCTGCCCGAGGGCGCCGTTCATGTGCGGAACGACTACGGGACGCGGGACTTCGGGGGCGCGGCGCCGCCGCCCGGGGACGGTCCGCACCGCTATGTGTTCACCGTGTACGCGGTGGACCA is a genomic window of Streptomyces gilvosporeus containing:
- a CDS encoding DNA-3-methyladenine glycosylase; protein product: MTDVPERMPLSRDFFDRPVLDVAPDLLGRTLVRHTPDGPIELRLTEVEAYDGETDPGSHAYRGRTARNASMFGPPGHAYVYFIYGMWFSVNLVCGPENKASGILLRAGEITTGAPLAARRRPKARNAHELAKGPARLATALDIDRTLDGTDVCHGGDPTAPLSVLYGTPAAPAQVRNGPRVGVGGDGADHPWRYWIAGDRTVSQYRPHTPRRRTTPAT
- a CDS encoding sporulation protein → MGFKKLLASLGAGGAKVETVLFEENVVPGGVAQGEVRMQGGSVAQDIQGLSVGLQAVVEVETSDGERRENIEFAELQVGGAFQVQPGAVHTVPFGLEIPWETPITSFLGTHLKGMSVGVSTELAIARAVDSSDLDPVTVHPLPAQQAILDAFGRLGFRFKSADLEKGHIRGTRQKLPFYQEIEFHAPQQYRGLNQVELSFVADEREMDVVLEMDKKPGLFTGGSDSYRQFTMDLDDYGATDWAGYLNQWLAEVGGKRNWL
- a CDS encoding YbhB/YbcL family Raf kinase inhibitor-like protein; translated protein: MSELKRRPLPHDFHPPVPEFAVSSEEVEPGGTLRPEQVFAEGNRSPQLRWEGAPEGTGSYAVTCYDPDAPTGSGFWHWVLFDIPASVTELPAGAGSGDMKGLPEGAVHVRNDYGTRDFGGAAPPPGDGPHRYVFTVYAVDQEKLGPDAEVSPAVVGFNLRFHAIGRAQLIAEYEVPAQG